The genomic DNA AGACCGAGTTTCTTGAGAGAGTCCAGGGTGGCGGCTGCCTGGGGACGAACCGTGTCGGAGAGCGCCAGGCAGCCGGTTGCTTCACCGTCGATAGCCACCATGACAACTGTCAGACCCTGTTCTTGTAAATTGGCCAAGGTTGCCTGCCAGACTCCGGTGTCAATCCCATGCTGCTCAAGCAAACGGGGGCTGCCCACCAATACCCGCCGGCCTTCCACCACTGCTTTGGCCCCAAGGCCGGTAAAGGACTTGAAGTCATGGGCCGGCGGCAAACCGCTGTTGAGCGTTAAAGACATGGCTCGCTTTACAATAGCTTGGGCCAGGGGGTGTTCCGAGTGATATTCAACCGCAGCGACCAGAGTTAACAATTTGTCCGGCTGAAAGACCGGTAAAGTTAATATTTGAGTTACTTCGGGGGTGCCGACGGTTAAGGTGCCTGTTTTATCGAAGGCCAAGGCCTTTAATTGTCCCAAAGTTTCCAGGTGCATGCCGCCCTTGATCAAGACACCGTGCCGGGCACCGCCACCGATGGCTGAAACAATGGCTACCGGTGTGGAAATAACCAGGGCGCAGGGACAAGCTACCATCAGTAAGGCCAGCCCGCGGTAAAGCCAGGGCTCCCAGGGCTTAGCCAACAGTAAAGGAGGTATGGTAATAAGCAGCGCTGCCAGGGCCATGACCGTCGGGGTGTAAACCGCCGCAAAACGGTCTGCCAGGGTTTGATAAGGCGCCCGCTGGGCCTGAGCTTCTTCCACCAAATAAATAATTTTGGACAAGGTGGTATCCTTCACTGTTCTGGTTACCTTAACCTGCAAGCTGCCTTCACCGTTTATTGTACCGGCAAATACTTCATCACCGGGCCGGCGGTCTACCGGTAGCGATTCACCGGTGATGGCTGACTGGTTAACTGCTGAGCTGCCGGCTGTTACAATACCGTCCAGGGCTATTTTTTCGCCCGGCCGAATGAGCAATATATCACCCGCCATGATTTGGCTTACCGGCAGCTTAACTTCTTGACTGTTCCGTATTACCGTGGCGCTTGTGGGTGCCAGTTGCATCAGGCGGCGAATAGAACCGCGGGTTTTTTCAGTGGTATAGGTTTCCAGCATATCGCTGACCGAAAAAAGAAAAGCCACCGTGGCGCCCTCACTCCATTCCCCGATAAAAACAGCACCAATAACAGCTACGCTCATTAATACATTCATGTCAAGGCGCCGGCCTCTGAGAGAAGAAAACGCCTTGCGGCCCACCGGATAACCACCGATGATAATGCAGGCCAGATACATGGCTCCGGCTCCGGTTTGAGCAGCCAGACCATAATCAAGGTACCAGCCGGCTATTAACAGAACACCGGTAAGGATACTGATAACGGCCCGACGATATTTTGCCCAAAAACTTGGCAAAGGCTGCTCACTGCCATTATCTTCGCCGGCGGGTATAGCCGTTACGCCATCCCGTTTGGCTTCGTCGATCACGGTTTCCCGGCCCACATTACCGTATACGGTTAACCTGGCGGCGGGGAAGTTTAATTTAGCAGCCCGTACGCCGGGCAGCGAAGCAATCCGGCGTTCCAGTTTAGCGGCACAGTGGGCGCAGGACAGATTTTCCAGGCGGAATTCTAACGCCTTGTCATTATTCATGGTGCCTCGCCTCCTTCATATGCTCGAAGGCAGCGTTGATAATTTGCCAAACATGGTGATCATCAATAGTGTAATATATAAATTTTCCCTCTTTTCGGCAGCGGGCCAGCCCCATGGTTCTTAACAGGCGCAAGTGATGCGAAACAGCCGGCAGGGTACAGCCGGTTAATTCGGCTATATCGCATACACATAACTCTTGCTGGGCCAGAGCATAAATGATTTTTACCCTGGTTTCATCGGATAAAGCTTTAAACAGGGGAGCCAGCTTGGCTGCATCCTGCATAACCGGTTTTAAACCGTCAATTTTTTCCTTATGCACACAGTATTCTTGACATCTTTCCTGGGACACCGATATCACCACCATTAAATATTTAAGTAATTGTTTAATTGTAGTATATAGGACGAATTTTATCTTGTCACTACATTTTTTTGCAAGAATAGTCCACACTAGAATTAAACAAGTTGGCATAATAATTTTTAATGATTGACATACGAACAAACCCAGGAATATAATGGTCTTAATTAAAAACGTAAGACCTTCAGGGATAGGTGAAATTCCTTACCGGCGGTATGGCCATGCCGAGCCCGCGAGCCCTTTGGGGCAGATCCGGTGAAAAGCCGGAGCCGACAGTAAAAGTCTGGATGGGAGAAGGTTGTTGAAGCCTGGCAAAAGTGTTTTTTGTTAGGTCTTTCTCCTGTTGTCAATAAGCCCTGGTCTTACCGGGGTTTTACTTTTTGTTTGGGAGATGAAACTGTTGAACCGGGATAGACATTATATGCAAATGGCCCTTGAATTGGCTGCCAAAGCCAGGGGGCGCACCAGTCCCAACCCTATGGTAGGGGCAGTTATCGTAAAAGACGGCCGGGTGGTAGGCAGGGGGTTTCATGCCAGGGCAGGCAGCGCCCACGCAGAAGTGGTGGCCCTGGCAGAGGCGGGTGAGCAGGCCCGGGGAGCTACTGTTTACGTTACTCTGGAACCCTGCTGTCACCATGGCAGAACCGGTCCCTGCACCGAAGCGTTACTGAAGGCCGGGGTACAAAGGGTGGTGGCGGCCATGACTGATCCCAATCCGCTGGTGGCCGGCAAGGGGCTGGCTGTTTTGCAAAAGGCAGGAGTTGAGGTTGCGTGCGGATTACTGGCAGAAGAAGCCCGCCGTCTCAATGAAGTTTTTATTAAATACATCACAACCGGGCGGCCCTTTGTGGTTATGAAAGCAGCCACCAGCCTGGACGGAAAAATTGCTACAGCAACCGGGGAATCAAAGTGGATTACCAATACAGCTGCCCGGGCTTACGGTCATCGTTTAAGGGATATGTATGACGCCATTTTGGTGGGTGTAAACACTGTTTTAACGGACGATCCATCCTTAACTGCCCGCCTGCCGGAGGGCAGGGGCAAGGATCCAATAAGGGTTATTCTCGACAGTAATGCCCGTACGCCAACGGCAACCAAGATACTTACCCAGTTATCGGCAGCTCATACCATCATAGCTACCACTGAACAGGC from Desulforamulus hydrothermalis Lam5 = DSM 18033 includes the following:
- the ribD gene encoding bifunctional diaminohydroxyphosphoribosylaminopyrimidine deaminase/5-amino-6-(5-phosphoribosylamino)uracil reductase RibD, which encodes MKLLNRDRHYMQMALELAAKARGRTSPNPMVGAVIVKDGRVVGRGFHARAGSAHAEVVALAEAGEQARGATVYVTLEPCCHHGRTGPCTEALLKAGVQRVVAAMTDPNPLVAGKGLAVLQKAGVEVACGLLAEEARRLNEVFIKYITTGRPFVVMKAATSLDGKIATATGESKWITNTAARAYGHRLRDMYDAILVGVNTVLTDDPSLTARLPEGRGKDPIRVILDSNARTPTATKILTQLSAAHTIIATTEQAPVERRASLLAAGAEVLVVPGEGPRVDLVRLMEMLAEKEITSVLIEGGGQVNGAALAAGIVDKIVWFLAPKIIGGDRAPGPVRGQGILSLQDAVKLFDVSVERLDEDILITGYTAERGSNPFLPV
- a CDS encoding ArsR/SmtB family transcription factor, giving the protein MSQERCQEYCVHKEKIDGLKPVMQDAAKLAPLFKALSDETRVKIIYALAQQELCVCDIAELTGCTLPAVSHHLRLLRTMGLARCRKEGKFIYYTIDDHHVWQIINAAFEHMKEARHHE
- a CDS encoding heavy metal translocating P-type ATPase translates to MNNDKALEFRLENLSCAHCAAKLERRIASLPGVRAAKLNFPAARLTVYGNVGRETVIDEAKRDGVTAIPAGEDNGSEQPLPSFWAKYRRAVISILTGVLLIAGWYLDYGLAAQTGAGAMYLACIIIGGYPVGRKAFSSLRGRRLDMNVLMSVAVIGAVFIGEWSEGATVAFLFSVSDMLETYTTEKTRGSIRRLMQLAPTSATVIRNSQEVKLPVSQIMAGDILLIRPGEKIALDGIVTAGSSAVNQSAITGESLPVDRRPGDEVFAGTINGEGSLQVKVTRTVKDTTLSKIIYLVEEAQAQRAPYQTLADRFAAVYTPTVMALAALLITIPPLLLAKPWEPWLYRGLALLMVACPCALVISTPVAIVSAIGGGARHGVLIKGGMHLETLGQLKALAFDKTGTLTVGTPEVTQILTLPVFQPDKLLTLVAAVEYHSEHPLAQAIVKRAMSLTLNSGLPPAHDFKSFTGLGAKAVVEGRRVLVGSPRLLEQHGIDTGVWQATLANLQEQGLTVVMVAIDGEATGCLALSDTVRPQAAATLDSLKKLGLHPLVMLTGDHMATAGSVARQIGIPDYQANLLPQDKVLAVQTLRERYGSIGMVGDGINDAPALAAANIGIAMGGAGNDTALETADVVLMTDDLSKLPFAVRLGREARRVIKQNIFFAISIKTLAVLLVFPGWLTLWLAILADMGAGLLVTLNSMRLLALRPKQANPAAVNKNVAGCSMAAGG